TGGCGTCGGTGTCTGAGAGGGTGCCCAGGCTCTCCTGAGGAAGCGGCCCCTCGCCCTGTGACCTGTCCTTCCCTGAGCCCTCTGCCCAGGCAGAACCAGCCTGGACCAGTCTGTGCGGCCCAGGGAGGCCAAGGCTGGTAAACAAGCTGGTCATTCCTAGACGCCTCTGCCCCTGCTCGGAAGGAAGGCCTCAGGCAGGCCTGGGAGCCGGCTCttcccccctcctgccccctccccctcaggGGCAGCTCCCTGTCAACAGCAGGCTGGAGCCTTGCTGGCCAGGGAACCAGACGCAGCCCAAAGTTGCTCCCGCTCGCTGGCAGTGACCCCTGCTCTGTCCGCCACAGTGGGCGCTGACCGAGGCCAGCTGGGCGCAGGGCAAGGACTGCAGAAGCAAACTCCAGAGATTGTCGTGAGGCACCCACGACCCTGGCGTTCCAGCTCCggcccccacacacactcccGCACTGGGGGCTCCCCCAAGCCACagcagcaaccccccccccccccgcccggggCGGCCGGGCACAGCCGGACACACGGCTCCGCACTTCCTGTAATCGCCGTCCACCCACTCAGGGAACTCACAGCGAGTTAGCAGGGGCCGGGGTCGTGGTCAACACGGGCTGCGCACGCCGGGGCCCATGGTGCGGCCCGTGTTCCCAGGAGCGTTGGCCTGGTGGGCGGCGGCTGACACTGGCCCCTAAGTGGTGTCAGCCTCGGCCATGTCTGACGGACACCTGGACTCTCCAGCCTCACAGTCAGCgggctttctttttattattgagtcaGTCTGCGTAAGGTTTCTGTTACCTGGAATGAAAGTGTCCCAACAGAAAACGCTGCTCCCCCGGCCACAGGGCGAGGGGAGGCCTGAGAAAGGTACCAGCCCCTGGACACCTGGGAAGAGGTGAGGTGGGGCGAGAGGCCTTGGCAGGCTGCAGTCCTCAGCCCGTGGGTGCCCACCGTGTGGCAGACTCTGGCTGACTCTGGGTGAGCCCACCTGCACAGATGACCAGGCAAGGTGAGCATCAGCGAGGCGGGTGGAGGAGCCCAgggctcctggaggcctcccACGAGCCACATGGTCCCCTGGGGGTGTCTTCATCTGAGGTCACCCGCTGTGGTTCAAGGCCTCAGGGACGAGAGGACCTCACTCTGGTCCTGTCCTCCCTCTGGTCCCTAAAGGTGCCTGGGTCGTGCTAACTCTGAGGAGCTACAGCTCACAGGGCTGAGAAAAGGCCTTTGTCCCCAAGAGGCCTCCGAGGTCTGGGCGTGCTGAGGGGAAAGACAGTTCCGGGAAGTGGACGTAGAAAGGTGCCCGTGTCCAGAAAAGAGCCACTGGGGGTTCCCAGAGGGTGAGAGGCACAACCTCTGCACCCGCCACCTGTGGGGTCAGGtcctggggggcggggcatggGGGAGCTTGGGAAACTCCGCCCTCTAAGGAGCGGGGAGGCAGCGGAGTCTGTGATGGGGGAGCAAGCGGGGAGCAAGCAGGGAACCCCCCTCAGCGTGCGGCCCGGGTCAGCTGTGGAAGGCGGACCAGGAGACGCCCGAGTCGTAGAACCGCACGCGGCTGGGCCAGTCGCCGTCCGCGCTGCCCTCCCGGTCCTCGTCCGAGTCCTCGTCTCCACTGGATGCTCCGCAGCCGGCCCCGGCCGGGGACCCCGCGCtctggccctcctcctcctcctcctcctcctccccctcctccctgcgcTTCTGGGCCGCCAGCTCGCGGTAGCAGAGGCTGCAGACGCGCAGGGGCTTGGGCGACAGGCGCGGCAGCAGGAAGCGCGCGCGGGAGCACTCGGCGCAGACCACGAAGCCGCACTGGCGGCAGTGGTGGCGCCGCGTGAGCGCCGAGAAGCGCGTCTGCGTGCAGCGCATGCAGATGTCGGTGGCCTTGTCGGGGATCCAGGGCGCCGCGTGCTCCGTGCTGGGCGCGCGGCCGGTGGCGAGCAGCTGCCGCCGCACGCACTCCTCGATGTGGCTGATCCACTCCTGGCGCTCCGTGGCGGAGGCGGCCGACACCACGAAGGACTTCTTGGCCGTCCGGATCATCCAGCGGTTCTTGGCCTGCAGGGTCTCGGGCAGCGGCTCCAGCGTCACCTCCTCCAGCGGGATGATGTGCTGGCTGCGGTACTTGCGCTTGCTGAGCACGATGCTGCCGTAGACCAGGATGTCGCTGAACAGGAAGAAGATGCGCGGCTTGGCCTTCTTGCGGCACTCCTTGGTCAGCACGCCCTCGCCCAGCAGCACGCGGCCCGGCAGCGCCAGCGGCTGCCCCGACGCCCCGAAGCAGCTCTCCACCTCGGCGATGCGCTGGCTATTGATCTCGGTGTTGGCCAGGTACTCCACCATCTTCTCCCGCTGCGGAGGGGCGCACACAGGTGTGGGCGTGGCGCTGGGGCCGGACCACTACACCTGCCCCCGGTCACCACGCCCCCACTGCTCACCCAGCAGCTGACCCTCAGACAAGGAGTTGCTGGGTGGTGGAGGTGCCCCAGGGACAGGAAGGCAGCGGTAAGGACACGTGACCACACAATACCCCTGTGGGTGGCGGGAACAACCCTGGGGAGCCTTGAAAGATGGGGTAGAACTCACCCCCTCGCTGTCCACCCAAGGGACAAGGACGCCGAGCCCCAAGTCCCATCAGGGGGCTCCCAGAGCATTAACTCCCCAGCATGGTGGCCTGTCCCAGGTGGACGCGCTGGGCAACAGGGAGTCTGCACCGTGCTCCAAGCCAAACCGTCCCTGCAGCCCTCGCTCAGCCCGTGCGTCCAGGGGCCACTGCTGTCACCTCAGGTGCCGTGTGCCGGCTGCTTCCTCCATGTCACGCACAGCACACCTCACGGAGGTGCCGCTGCAGGCCTAGCAGGGAAGATCCCCTGGACGGGAGGGACACTCGGCCTCCGCTTGTAAGTCGGGGGCCCGGAGCTTGCACCCCGGGAGACAGGGCTACACCATCCCTTCGCCCACGAGGGTGAGGCCCACACTGTCCTCCTTGGCCAAGCACTAGGTGTTGGTGGCCCAGACCTCATCCGGGCCTTCCTGCTCCGTCCACACACACTCCTCCCGACCCAGGTCTGAAGGCAAGCCGCCGTCCTGGTGTCCCCACTGAGCTGCAGGCGCGGGCCTTACCTGCCGCCGAGACGCCCCTCAGACCCAGCAGGTCTGGCGGCTCTTTTCTGTGGACGGAACCACCATCCACCTGGTTGTTCAAGCCGCAGGTCTAGGACTCACCCTTGACTCTCCTCTTTCCTGGGCCCCCAGTGTCCCCCCAGAGCAAGCGCCAGTCTCTGTCTCACATGCAGCCCGAGTCTGCCCACGTCCCCCCACAGCCTCCCTGTGAGGCCCATGGCCAGGCGCCACTGTGCCCGAATCAGGGTGGCCTCTGTCCCCTGACCAGGCTCAGAGTTCATGTCCCTCTTGGAAAGCGTTAGACAGCCCTGCTCAGGcagcctgccccccaccaagGGCCGGTCAGCAAACGATGGCCAGAGGGGCGGATCTGGCCCATGGCCTGCCTCTGTAAGTGACACTTTATTGGGACGCAGCCGCGGGGGCTCACGTGTGACAGTCTGTGGCCACTCCCGTGCTGCAGtgcagagctgggtggggggcagcagagaCCACACGGCCGCTGAGCCCAAGGCATATcctgtctggccctttacagaaggGTTTGCCGACCCCTTCTCTGGGACGTCACCCCGTCTCGTTTTGCCTGCACAGGTGTTTCCTTGTCTGCCCACTGTCTCTTTGCCCATGTGGTCTCCCCACCAGATCTAAACTCCCAGTGAGGAGGGGTTTCCACTGCTGTAGTCCCAGTCCCTGGAACAGGGCAGAGCGCACAGTAGGTGCTTCGGAAGTGGTGACCTTCCCAAAGCTCCCGAGGGCGCACCATGCACAACTCAGCTGTTACCTGTCAGAGGAAGTGGGTGAGAGCCGCCGCCACCACAGGTGCACCACACAGGCACGCAGCAGGCCCCAGCTGAGCCGGCCCCACACTGGGTGTTTCTGGGTCAGCGCTCCGCGGTTCAGTCAGCCAGGCCGCCTGTGGGGAGCTGGGCggctcaggggctgggggcaTTGCCCAAGCGGGGGCTCAGCCCTGGCATGCGCCCCTGGCCTCTCGCAGaccacaaggcctcctgagaagCACCGCCCACACCGCCCGATGTAACAACTGCTATTTTTAGGTTGATGGTGCTGGCTGCGTGCTGCCAGGAAGGACCCAGCACTGTCCCTGCCTAGGGCAGTGTGGCAACATTCCAGCAGCCTCCCCAGGACCCTGGGCTGAgtgctggggccctgggctgggcgaGGGCGAGGCAGCCAGGCCCACTTGCAGGGTAGGGTCACGCCCGCCATTACCACTGTGCCCAGCCTGCGTGGGCGAGCGCGGACTGGCAGGGCACCGAATGCCGAGAGAAGCAACCCACAGAACAGCGCGTGGCGCGCCACGTATGTACAAATGGCAACGGTTAAGCAGTGTTGGACAACTCTGCCTATAAATAAGGATGGCGAGGCTGGACGCTCGCACCTGTGAGGGCAGCTAGTACCCACAGCAAGACATGACACGCGATGGCAGGGGCGTGGGGAGGTGCCCTGTTGGTGGAAATTAACTTGGTGCACTCACTGTGGAAAACCGTgcggaggttcctcaaaaaaataaataaaaaataaaaaaaaagaggaaaggaaagaaaagaaaaataaaagtacaactACCATACAATCTGGCCGTCCCACTTCCAAAGGACTAAAAGCAGCGTCTCCTGGTGGTCTATTCGCCCACCTGCCGGCAGCCTTATTCACAACAGCCCACAGGTGCAGGGACCCCAAGGGTCCATCAGCGGATGGATACGGGAAACGTGGTCCCTCTGCACAACGGGAGATTGCTCAGCccctgaaaggaaggaaaccctgACTGAGGCTGCAGTGTGGGTGGACCTTGAAAATACTaagctccgtgaaataagccaccCGGAGAAGAGAAGTACTGTATGGCCGCGCCAATGTGAGGCCTCCGAAGTGGTGGAACTCCCAATGCAGAGGATAGGGGGCGGTTAtccagggctggggcggggcggggtggggagggtggccaGCTCCCAATGCAGGGGCGCGGACTTTCGGATTCGCGGGAGGGAAAGAATTCCGCAGCTCTGCGTCCCAACAATGGGAGAGCGGCACTACTGAGCTGCATGCTTCAGAATGGTTCAGaccgttaaaaaaaaaaaaaggtgactcAGACCAAAGTCAGGAGAAAGTGGCCTGGGGAGGTGACTGCATGGGACAGACGGGGCTTTATCTGCAGCGTTTTGTTTAGAAAAGGCGGCAGCCTTCCCGCTCTTTCTGTCTTCTCAATGGAAGAGCCTCAAACGGACACACCTCCCCGGGCAAGGCCTGGGTCAGGAGCTCAGAGCTCTGCTGGGCGGGGCACCTGGCGGGCCTGGCCCGGTCACCAGTGGGGCCTGGGCCACCCCATGTGCCAGGCGCCCTGAGGGAGAACGGCCACCTGGGTTCCCCAGCACACCTGGGGGTCAGGCACCTGGCAGACCGGGAAGGGAATCCCAGGTTGCAGCCACAGGCTGGGGCCTAACTCTGCAGCTGTGGTGGATGGACTCCTGGCTAAGGAAGGGCAAGAGCAGGTGGCCCCTGAGTCCCACAGGGCCGGGGAGCTCTGGAGGCCAGCTTGCCTCTGAGTGGAGGACTGGGTCAGTGTGGGCACGGGGAGGTGAGGCGCAGGCCTGGGGACAACAGCCTTCAACAACGTCCCATCCCCACAGGGGGCAGCAGGCCGCCCCACACAAGACCCCCACTCTACTCTTCCCCACTCAGTGATTTACAGACTCTCTCCAGGCCTTGGTGGCCCCTGTCCAGCTACCAGTGGCAAAACGTGGCCCAGCAAGGGTGGGGGGTACCCGTTGGTGATGGAAGAAGTCTTGGCTTCCAGCTGACCCACGCACTGCCTGGGGGTCCAGAGGCGCTGCACCCCCTGCTCCATGGGCCCACAGCGGGTCCCAGCCTGGGTGGCTGGGCAGACAGCATCCTCTCGGTGGCTCACCTGACAtccgcccccaccctccacccccctgccTCATGACCAAAACCTCACACCCTAGTCTGACTTGGCCTGGAGGTTTTTCTTGGTAAACACAGCTCTCCCCCGTCCCCACAGCAGATGGGAAGCCTCCTTTTTTACTGTTCTCACCAGAGAAGTGCACCTCCCTCCCTTAGCTCAGGGGGACAGAGCTGAGCTGTCCCCACAACTCTTGGGGCCGGTCTGGGGTCGCAGTGTGGTCCCCAGGAGCCGACTGAGGGTGGTCACTCCTGCCCGTCAGCATCTGGGAACAGGGAAGTGAAGAGACTTGCTCTTCCAGGCAGATTCGGAAGGGTGGCAGGCCGCCGGGCTGGCCCCCCCGAACCGCGTGATGCCGCCCTTTGAGCTGGGCTGAAGGAGCTCCGGATGAGCGCTGGGCTCGGGAGCCACGGCCCGAGTGCCGCTGGGTTCTGTGCGTGG
The sequence above is drawn from the Desmodus rotundus isolate HL8 chromosome 12, HLdesRot8A.1, whole genome shotgun sequence genome and encodes:
- the PLEKHF1 gene encoding pleckstrin homology domain-containing family F member 1 isoform X3, giving the protein MVEYLANTEINSQRIAEVESCFGASGQPLALPGRVLLGEGVLTKECRKKAKPRIFFLFSDILVYGSIVLSKRKYRSQHIIPLEEVTLEPLPETLQAKNRWMIRTAKKSFVVSAASATERQEWISHIEECVRRQLLATGRAPSTEHAAPWIPDKATDICMRCTQTRFSALTRRHHCRQCGFVVCAECSRARFLLPRLSPKPLRVCSLCYRELAAQKRREEGEEEEEEEEGQSAGSPAGAGCGASSGDEDSDEDREGSADGDWPSRVRFYDSGVSWSAFHS
- the PLEKHF1 gene encoding pleckstrin homology domain-containing family F member 1 isoform X1, producing MWMGLGRLQPLLPRFPGGGPTHVWNPCVRGGEGRAAPAAQCQREKMVEYLANTEINSQRIAEVESCFGASGQPLALPGRVLLGEGVLTKECRKKAKPRIFFLFSDILVYGSIVLSKRKYRSQHIIPLEEVTLEPLPETLQAKNRWMIRTAKKSFVVSAASATERQEWISHIEECVRRQLLATGRAPSTEHAAPWIPDKATDICMRCTQTRFSALTRRHHCRQCGFVVCAECSRARFLLPRLSPKPLRVCSLCYRELAAQKRREEGEEEEEEEEGQSAGSPAGAGCGASSGDEDSDEDREGSADGDWPSRVRFYDSGVSWSAFHS
- the PLEKHF1 gene encoding pleckstrin homology domain-containing family F member 1 isoform X2; translated protein: MREKMVEYLANTEINSQRIAEVESCFGASGQPLALPGRVLLGEGVLTKECRKKAKPRIFFLFSDILVYGSIVLSKRKYRSQHIIPLEEVTLEPLPETLQAKNRWMIRTAKKSFVVSAASATERQEWISHIEECVRRQLLATGRAPSTEHAAPWIPDKATDICMRCTQTRFSALTRRHHCRQCGFVVCAECSRARFLLPRLSPKPLRVCSLCYRELAAQKRREEGEEEEEEEEGQSAGSPAGAGCGASSGDEDSDEDREGSADGDWPSRVRFYDSGVSWSAFHS